The segment CAGGCTGACGTCTGTTTTTGGTGTCCGTGTTGTGAAAGTCCAGGATGGCATCAGAAGTGTGGACATCAGCAGGAGGAGCCCAGTGCTGGCCCAGGAAAGGGGGAAGTGGAAGCACAGGACTGCCCCAGGCCCTGAGAGTGGCCCTGCGCCCCGTGCTGGGTTGCTGAGGGCAGACAAGGCAGAGGTGCCCTGGTGTGCATCCTTGGTGGCCCAAGGAGGTCGGGATGAgcccctccagcacagcccatccctgttcccattaGCTGGACTGGCTGGAGGGACGCACTgggggctgcccacagcaggaccagggccAAAGCAGCCCCACCAAGGGCGAGCTGGTGCTCCTGGGCCACGTCTGGGCTCGGCACCGTGAACATTCAGGGGTTGGCGGTAGCTTATCCAGTGGCAGACGAGGTAGTTGGGTCAGTGTTCAGGGCTGGTGGCCCCCAGGACGGGTCACAGGCGGCTGTCCTTGCTGTCCCCACTGAGCCGGGTCAGGGGCTTGATGGGCAGCGTGATCCAGTCGGAGCTGAGGCTGGAGACGAGCGGCAGCGTCCCCAGGAAGGCAGTGTTGTCAAAGATGCTCAGGTCGAAGGGAGATTTCAGGAGCTCAGGGCTGGCTTTGGAGGTCAATGGAGCACCTGGAgccgcccagctcagcagaGTGGGGCCTTGGGGCCCCATCTGGCTGGAGAAGTCCCAGGCAGGGGCTCCCCACGGAGCGAGGTCCTGCGTGAGGGGATGCTCGGGAGACGACTGCTTCAAATACCCTTTGGACACGGCCAGCTCGGAGCACTCAATGTCCAGCACGGTGTCGGTGCTGCCCAGGCCCTGCACGgaccctgcacagcccaggaggGGCATTCCCTTGTCCAGGGCCTGCTCTGGCTGCACGGTGCCCTTGGACTGCTGCAGGTACCCCCGGAACTCCACGTCTTCCTGGATGGTGGGCGAGAGCCCGGGCTCCCCTGGGCTGGCATTCCCGCTGCcagaggagcagccaggagcagggcaggggctctCCAAGCCCACCCCACTGTCCTCAGCagtgggcagctgctgcctgtagCCCTGGGGCTCGGGGCCTGcggagcagctcagggaggaggaggaggaggggatgtGCAGGCAGATGCCGCTGTCGGTGCTGGTGCCGCTGctgtctctgctccctgtgggcCCCAGCTGGTCCTTGGGCCATGCTGGGagcttccagccctgctccagggacagctcagctgtgctggtgctgccgTCAGGGCTGCTGTCCGGCTGGGGCTCCTTCTGGcccaggaagagctgctggatgGGGTCTGCGTCCAGGCTGCCTGAGGATGGGGGCTCATGCTCCACCCAGAGCGAGCTCTGCTTCATGAAGGACTtctgggagggagagaaagaggggaGTGAGCTGTGCTTCACCCCTGGTTGGTGCCCACCTCTGCAAGCACTCCCCAAGCCGCAGCCTtgctctggctgcagagggTGCCACGGCACTGTCCCTGCCTTACCAGGGCAGACGGCGTCCTCACAGGTTTCCTTATGTAGGTGCgtgccagcagagcccccaggAGGCCCAGCAGCAACAGGATGATGAaggaggagctgaggatgcCCGAGAGAAGCTCTGCGCTCCCTGCAAGAGAGGACATGACCAGGtgaggggggagagggggattCCTCAGtgcacacagcacagagaggctgccCTGGCATGGACCCCCACATCCCCAGGGCCAGGAGGCTGGGGGGGATCTGCATCTCATGattccccccttccctgggTCCCACTTACCGTCCCTGTGGCCGGTGGTGACGCACTGCTCGTCGGTGCGCGTGGCGGGGACGGGCCTGTTGGCCATGCTGGGCTCCACGCTCACGCAGTACTCTGTCACCGAGAACAGGTCACTGATGGTGAACTCTGCACTCCTCTCCAGCACTCTGAACTGCAACAAACAGAGCACAGGCTGGCACCTGAgagcccccagctcctgctttcctccctcctcctccttttctgtccCCTGGGGAAAGTCCCCAGGGTGTGTTGTGCTAATGATGACAGCAGATAGACCCAAAATCCCCACTAGAGCTGGAAAACTCTGCCATAAAACATGCAGAGAcacctctctgtgctgctgtggctgtgagaAAGCTCAGCATTTACTCCTACAGAAGACCGTGCTTTAGCAATCTGTTTTTCCACTTGAGTAGCACCGTGTGGGACAGATGGGGACAACACGGGAGCAGCAACTCCTCTCACCGTGTGGTTGTCCTGTGTCCTCCTGACGTGCACGTGGTACTGGGTCATTTCCTTCTGGAAGTCACTGTACTCCACGGTGATGTTCCCGGAGcggaggagcagctgcagccgcACCTGGATGGAGTTGCCCCTCACGGAGAGGCTCTTGCTCGCCAGGCGCAGGCCGGCTGGAAGCAGATCAGTCACAACAGCAGGTCAGGGCTGTTTCCTGTTCACAGCTCTCAGCCTTTGCAGCACCAGGCTGAGCTGTGACTGTCGCACCCATCCCCCTGCGCAGCCCGCCTGCCCTCCAGGGAGGTGTGGAAGGAAATATCCCTGCGTTCATtcatcccactgctcttcccaagcagTTTGGCACCCTGACCCCACCAACCCCAGTGCAGCGTGGACAGAGGCAAACCCCAGCCCACCTTCCTGTGGGGAGAAGGCGTTGGTCCTTTGCCAGGGGGACGTGCGGTTCCCAGACACGGCTCTGACCTGCGCATAGTAGCGCCGCTCAGAGTCCAGGGTGTAGTAGGTGAGGTCACAGAAGTGCTCTGAGGTCTTCCCGCACTCTGGGATGGCTGTCCAGTTGACTTTTGAGCCATAGCTGCAGGGAGAAGCACCAGGGGTGAGCAGAGAGCTGGAATCAGATCCTAGCAGGGCAGGACCCCCACGTTTCCCCTCGTGTTACTCACACTTTGTACTCCACGTCATAGCGGGCGCTGCCTGGGGAGTCGTGCCCCGGCTCCCACCTCAGCAGGTGCCGTGCCACCTCCGCGGCGAAGCGCACGTGCTGGGGGCTGGCCAGCTCCTCACCTGCGGGACACACGGTGAGCTCGGGgaggctgcacagccctgtcccaccAGCCCCACAGGGACAGCCTTGGGACAGCCTCCTGCATCGCCCCGTCATGGGTGACGTGACAGCACTGACCACCCAAAACGtgcaagcctttgcccagattTCTCTTTCTGACTTTCAGGATTTACTCATCcccctcttctccttcctctttctttggGGACAGCCCAGCTGGGGCTTCTCAGTTCTTTTCTGCCTCAAGAAAGGAGCTGTATTTGCATCCCTCGTCCCCTGCTGTTTGCCACCAGCTCTGTTTGGACTCGGCTTTCCTGTTTTGCTCATCTGCTGCCTGGATGAAACCAGACTTTTTCACACCTCCTGCCTGATCTCGGTATTGTCACCTGGCAGAAAAGCCTCACTTGTACATCTGCCACCTTTCCCTTGCAGgtttccccagcagctgctgtctgcTGGCAAACACCCACCCCAGCACTGTGTTCCCAGTGACCATGGCCCCTCGTGGTCACACCAGTGCGGACAAGCCAGGCTGGTGCCCCTCCTTGAGCCTTTGGGCTCCCAAGCAGCAATGAAAGGCAAGCGATGAGCATGCCCTGCTCCGAAGCACTGATCTGAGGGCTGAGCACCCAGCCAAGGTGTCCAGGCTGTGGCTCCAACCCCCTCTCTGTCTGCTCCCCCTTTCCAAGGAGCCCACCCGGAGCCgtggggctcagccccagccagcaggaagACGAAAACCAGCACAAGAGACTCACCGCGCGTCGGGCAGGCAAGGAGCAGTGCCAGGCACAGTGCCAGGGCGGTGGCAAAGGGGACCATGGCTGCTCAGCATCCTCCGTGGCAGCAGGGCGAGCGCGTGGCTGggctctgtcccagcagcagctgagtgcTCGTTTTTCCCCCGGGGGCTGGCTCAGTGACGTCTCGGAGGCGTTCGAACAGCGCCAGCAAAGTGACTGAGCAGCCGCTTCCACTTCTCTTTGCTGTCCACCCACTCACCCCAGCCAAAGCCTCAGCCCAGGCCGGGCATTTCCGACAGAGCTTGACAGGAAGAATTCTGGGGGCTTTTCTGAGCAAAGCGGGGTCATGCTGAGAAAGGCAAGTACAAGTGAATgatgtctctgctgctttgGTGTGAAATGAGGTGTTAAAAGCACCGCACAGGTGAGTGTTAGCACCGAGGGTGACCTGGCTCAGGGGTTTTACTGAGTGCAGCACTGTGTCCTGTCCTGCCAGCAGTAAATCCAGCCAGATTCTAACCAGCCCCGGAGTCCCAGGAGGGGGTTCTGGCTTTCCCTTCCTTTGGGCTCAGCCTTCCAGCCTGCAATTCCCCTTTCTCCATTTCTGGGGCTGAGTAACAACCTCTGGGCTATCCCGTGTCCTGCAAACACCCTGGCACAGGGGTGCCATCGAGAATCCAGTGTCACACAGGGGCTGCCACTGTTCCTGAGGCTCTGGTAGCCCCCCCGTGTGTCTGTGACCCCTGGCCCCACGGCGATGTCCTGCCTGCCTGGTGATGCTGGGACCTTCGTCAACTCCCAGCAGGCTGCGAGTGCTCTGCTTTGCCTCAGAGCTTGCTTGAGGGCTTTCCTGGGGCCCTCATGTGGTGGAAAGTGATTTTCCTCAAAAAGAGGAATTTCCCACTGGGGAGTTAGTGGAAAGGATACAGACAAGAGAAACCAAAAGTGCTCTGGACAGACTCAGAGAGCATCATAGGGGGCACAGACATGAAGGCTCCTCTTTGAAGAACCATCTTAAATGCCTGAAGTGGGAgatttctcctgctttccctgaCTTATCCTTTCTGCTGAAAGCCAAGGGCTTCCACAAACTTCCAGCCTGGCCggagcaccagcagcagatgCCCTCCCTGCCTTGGGTTtatccccctgccctgggcagaccAGCTGATGTCCTGCCGCTCTGCTCTCAGCCCCTGCGTCACTGGGCAGCCACTGAACAGAGGCGTCGAGATGAAGCACAGCCAGACCCACACAAAGCCACAGACTGTGTTTTGTGTAAGGTGATGACAATTAAAAGCAACGGGACCAAAACCCAGGAAAGGGGAGTTTTGTGGAAACGCCGCTGTGGGGCTGGTCCTGTGGGTGAGGCGGTTCAGAGGCTTGGGAGAAGTGGTTGGCAGTTTAGGGGAAGATGAAAGAGGCTGAGGAGGAACGAGAGTTCTGCAGAATTCTTGCATGGCAAGTGGGACTCGGGCTGgctcctgagctctgcagggagggcacTGCCAGGTGCCACGGGAGAGGCAGGCGAGGGGACAGTGTGAGCTGGGGGTGATGTGGCTGACCCTGAAATGCCTCCCTGTGCACACACTGCAAAGAAACGCAGGCCAGGAGCACCTGGGTCTGTGCATTTCCCTTCCTGGTGTCCCTCAGGAAGCTTTTGCAGGGTGACAGCAGGGTCACACAGGTGATGCTGCAccgagcagggcagggatggggccgGAGGGCTGCTTCTGCACAGCCCTGCCgcaggacagagcagagcagagtgaTCCTCATCCAATTCCCTCATGCCTGGAGgttggagcagctctcctgggctGGTGGAGCTGGCTCTGGCTGTGTGTTTTAGGTCCTctttgctggctgggagggctcccagcagcagtTACCAGCAGGGAAGATGAGGAtttcccctgggagctgctgtgcacgCTGACATTTACCATCGGGCTGCTGGAGTCAAGCCACACACCCTGTTCTCTGGAACTTGCTCTCCATCGGTGGCTTTGTAGCAAGCAATGAATGATTCCTGGAATTGTTTTCTGAGAATCCCTTTCTGAAGCGGACGTAGCAGCTCAAGGGGGCACGGCTGGCTCAGGGCTGTCTAGGGGTGCAGCTCAGTGCTTGGCCACCCCTGGCACTCAGCAGGCaatgcctgcagaggcacaaaaagcaaacaaaacccccccaaaaccacacaTGCCTGTGAAATTTACAGAGGAGTGCACTGTGGAGTGAGGGCTGGCTCAGAACAGCTCTGTGAGCTGGGATCCTGAGAGCAGGAGGGGTCCAAGGGATCCAGCCCAGGCTTCCCAGCCTCAAAAGGAAGGGGCTTTGCAGCAGGGCTCCTCCAAGCTTGGATGTCCCTGCCGGTCTCCTGCCCTTCTGATGAGCAGGTGTGGGTGGGGAGCTGGATGAATAAGGGACTTACACTATGAATAATGCCCAGAGAAACGTGTGGCACTGCAGGTCATGGGCCTGGCTGTCAGAAAGCACAGAATGAAGCTAGGCTTTTCTCCTTTAATCGGGATATTTTCACCTGCTTCTGCCTGGGTTCTTGGTCAAGCAGAGCAGCccccaggctgtgcctgcaggggaggcaggggctgctgctggctcctggaaGAAGCATCGCTCCATTAGTGGAGGAGTGAAAAGGCCTCTAGAGAAACTAGGGGGAAATGGCATTTCATTTCCCTTGGAACAGGGAATTCTTGACTTCTGGGTCACACCTGAAAGCTCTTCCTGGGGCTGGGCAAGGCTGTGCATCCCCTCCTGTGcttggcagggcaggagagctctgggtgagtgagtgagtggtgGGCACAGAGGGGAGGAAGCGGGGCTtgggcagccaggagagcagcgGGCAACCTCAggatgctgctgtgccctggggccAGGTCTCACGCACTCCCGGATTCCCAAGGCCccgctgcccctgccccgcATCCCTGGGCCGGCCGGCACAGGGCAGGTGTTTTGCAGGCTGCGCCTGGAGCAGTTGGGAAACCGGCGGCGCTGGAGCCGGGCGGCAGGTCCGACTGGTTTGCTGCTGCCACTGACGTACGAGCCCGCTCGCCAAACACctcctgccccggccccgcggagcCGGCTCTGCTCGGCACCGCGCTGCTGGCATGGCCGTGCCGGAGCtctgagcccagcccagccccgatCCCGGCCCATGGACGGCAAAACCCCCCCGGTAAGTGCGGGCGGCTCCCGGCTTGGGGGCGCGGGGCGCTCCGGGGCTCGATGGACACGCTCCCCTCGGGGTTTGCTGGAAGGAccagcctctccctcctgctctccgGGGTGTTTCTTCACAGCAGCCGGAGGGAGAAGGAGCCGggggagctgcctggggagctgctgcctccggCACCTCTTGGCACACGGAGGGAGGGcagccagcagcatccctggtGCCAGCCCCGTGCTGGCAGAGGTGTCGAGGCTCTCGGGTACTTTGCCACGCTGGAGTTGTGAACTGAGGGAACCAGTTGGTGCTGTCAGAGGGATCTGGTGCCGCTTGGCACGTTCCTGAGCCCTCCGGCactttccagcagcactgcactggTGGGCAcggccctgctgctccccctctccaggcaGTTTTCCCTGTGCCCTTTTTGGGCTGGGCTGACTGGGACCTGCTCAGCCCTGGATGTGGGGCTTTGCTGAGCATCCTGTCATGAAGAAAACATCCATCCCGGCTGGGCACCGGGCGAGGCAGCGAGTAATTACCGTGCCGAGCAGCGCCGGCTGTGCCAGCGACACATGGAACAAAGGCGGCTGTGACGGGGTGGATGGGGCTCCAGGGGAGGCAAGGCCAGCTCTAACACTGTCCTCTTCCTGCCCCTTGGCGTGGGGGtgcctgccaggagcaggggcaCAGCGGGGTCATGCTGGATGTTGGCTGGGTCTGAGGAGATGCCAAGTGGTCTCAGGGTGGCCCCAAAGCAGGGTGGCATCACTGCATCTTGGTGACAGTGGGGCAGGAACTGGGATGCCCACATACAGAGACAATTGCCCAATACTGGACAACCCGACTGGGCCACCTTGGCATTGTCACTCGGGTTAAATGGGCCATCAGGAGTGCCAGGAGCCACCCTTGGCTCTGCAACTGCAGCAGAGTTGCTTCGTCTTTCCAGGCCTCCGTTTGCCCCTCGGTGGAGTGAGGTGAGCAGCAGTTACTCAGCCCCTGGAACATTTTGGGATCTGTGCCCGAAGGGTGCTCACACTGGCATAGGGTGACCTGTCCCTGGCCACACCGGGCTGGCTCAATCGGCAGCTGGTCACCTGCACTTGCAAAGTGACCCTGGCTGGCTTTGGGATTTCCCTTTGCTGTGTGTATCGGGGTCTTGGCAGTGTCCTCTCGTCCTGTTCTGGGGCTGGgtctgtcccctcccagggaGGCCCCTCTCAGCAGTGGCACTCGAGCAGGACAGTGTCACCCGGCGGGACTGGGGCTCTCACAGGCTGGGGACGGCTTTGTCCCCAGCGAGGACAATGTCTCTGTTGtgtgctggctgagctgctctgcgCACACAATCGGCGCTTCACAACCAGGTGAAGGAGTTCCCAGCCTGGACAcagggctgtgagcagctgGAGCCATGGCGAGGGTGGGCGGCCGAGCTCAGCTGGCGAGGATGATCTGAGGCAGCTCCTTCCAGTTTATCTAAGCCAGGGCCCACACGGTGGGGCCCTGGGTCTGGTTGCAACACCCAGGTGTTCCCTGGCTTCCGCTTTCCCTCCCACTCTGAAACTGCGGGTGACTGCTGGCTGGTTTCCCTGGATCCTGAGCCTCCAGCCAGCCTGGATTGCCGTTC is part of the Corvus hawaiiensis isolate bCorHaw1 chromosome 25, bCorHaw1.pri.cur, whole genome shotgun sequence genome and harbors:
- the IL10RA gene encoding interleukin-10 receptor subunit alpha → MVPFATALALCLALLLACPTRGEELASPQHVRFAAEVARHLLRWEPGHDSPGSARYDVEYKVYGSKVNWTAIPECGKTSEHFCDLTYYTLDSERRYYAQVRAVSGNRTSPWQRTNAFSPQEAGLRLASKSLSVRGNSIQVRLQLLLRSGNITVEYSDFQKEMTQYHVHVRRTQDNHTFRVLERSAEFTISDLFSVTEYCVSVEPSMANRPVPATRTDEQCVTTGHRDGSAELLSGILSSSFIILLLLGLLGALLARTYIRKPVRTPSALKSFMKQSSLWVEHEPPSSGSLDADPIQQLFLGQKEPQPDSSPDGSTSTAELSLEQGWKLPAWPKDQLGPTGSRDSSGTSTDSGICLHIPSSSSSLSCSAGPEPQGYRQQLPTAEDSGVGLESPCPAPGCSSGSGNASPGEPGLSPTIQEDVEFRGYLQQSKGTVQPEQALDKGMPLLGCAGSVQGLGSTDTVLDIECSELAVSKGYLKQSSPEHPLTQDLAPWGAPAWDFSSQMGPQGPTLLSWAAPGAPLTSKASPELLKSPFDLSIFDNTAFLGTLPLVSSLSSDWITLPIKPLTRLSGDSKDSRL